In the Anguilla anguilla isolate fAngAng1 chromosome 7, fAngAng1.pri, whole genome shotgun sequence genome, one interval contains:
- the gmpr2 gene encoding GMP reductase 2, producing MPRIENDIKLDFKDVLLRPKRSTLKSRSEVDLTRSFFFRNSKGTYSGIPIIAANMDTVGTFEMALALHKFTVFTAIHKHYSVDDWKEFAAQHPDCLESVAISSGTGDGDFERLSSVVAAVPKLRYICVDVANGYSEHFVHFVKDVRAKFPSHTIMAGNVVTGEMVEELILAGADIIKVGIGPGSVCTTRKKTGVGYPQLSAVIECADAAHGLGGHIISDGGCTCPGDVSKAFGAGADFVMLGGMLAGHSECSGEVIEKNGQKYKLFYGMSSETAMRKHAGGVADYRASEGKTVEVLYKGPVDVTMRDILGGVRSTCTYVGAGKLKELSRRTTFIRVTQQLNTVFGNSG from the exons ATGCCTCGCATTGAGAACGACATCAAGCTGGACTTCAAGGACGTCCTGCTTCGTCCAAAACGTAGCACACTGAAGTCTCGCAGTGAG GTGGACCTGACCCGCAGTTTCTTCTTTCGGAACTCCAAGGGTACCTACAGTGGGATCCCGATCATCGCGGCCAACATGGACACTGTGGGGACCTTTGAGATGGCCCTGGCACTGCACAAG TTCACTGTCTTCACTGCCATTCACAAGCACTACTCCGTGGACGATTGGAAGGAGTTTGCTGCCCAGCACCCCGATTGCCTGGAG AGCGTGGCGATCAGCTCGGGGACCGGCGATGGGGACTTTGAGAGGCTCAGCTCGGTGGTGGCCGCGGTGCCGAAGCTGCGGTACATCTGCGTGGACGTGGCCAACGGCTACTCGGAGCACTTTGTCCACTTCGTCAAAGACGTACGCGCGAAGTTCCCTTCGCACACCATCATG GCAGGGAACGTAGTCACTGGAGAGATGGTGGAGGAGCTGATTCTCGCTGGTGCTGACATCATTAAAGTGGGGATTGGACCAG GCTCTGTGTGCACCACTCGTAAGAAGACGGGGGTTGGGTACCCGCAGCTAAGCGCTGTGATCGAATGTGCTGATGCAGCACATGGCCTAGGGGGGCATATCATCTCT GATGGAGGATGCACCTGCCCAGGTGACGTCTCAAAGGCGTTCG GTGCGGGGGCAGACTTCGTCATGCTCGGCGGGATGCTGGCGGGTCACTCTGAGTGCAGTGGCGAGGTCATCGAGAAAAACGGACAGAAGTACAAGCTGTTCTATGGCATGAGCTCCGAAACGGCCATGAGGAAACACGCAGGGGGAGTGGCCGATTACAG GGCGTCGGAGGGAAAGACCGTGGAGGTGCTGTATAAGGGCCCGGTGGACGTGACCATGCGGGACATCCTGGGAGGCGTGCGCTCCACCTGCACCTACGTGGGCGCGGGCAAGCTGAAGGAGCTGAGCCGCAGAACCACCTTCATCCGCGTCACTCAGCAGCTCAACACCGTGTTCGGCAACAGCGGCTAG